The following proteins are co-located in the Vigna angularis cultivar LongXiaoDou No.4 chromosome 2, ASM1680809v1, whole genome shotgun sequence genome:
- the LOC108327651 gene encoding uncharacterized protein At3g28850, producing MALPFCIYLPIQSRSLHTLNTSLHKINHINKEKQDTTCFSSVSMWLPWRVRTTASRPNRSRSRASTVSCTSFKDIQTLLASEPEPSSPKSPSLFRRLSVSPSLLRSLSDSRAAAAPSSFAPPPESDCSSVVLYYTSLRVVRRTHDDCRAVRSILRGFAVAVDERDVSVDERFREELQQILGRRTVPLPSVFIAGTYIGGADEVRRLYDSGELHELIERLPLSRSIACGLCGGLRFVVCDKCDGSHKVFVEKSGAFRICSSCNSNGLIRCSSCFVVHQRHSK from the coding sequence ATGGCCCTTCCCTTTTGTATCTATTTACCAATTCAATCCCGCTCACTCCACACACTAAATACATCACTCCATAAAATAAACCACATCAACAAAGAGAAACAAGACACAACCTGTTTCTCCTCTGTTTCAATGTGGTTACCATGGCGTGTCCGAACTACAGCTTCGCGTCCCAACCGATCCCGATCCCGAGCCTCCACCGTCTCCTGCACTTCCTTCAAAGACATTCAAACCCTCCTCGCTTCCGAACCCGAACCTAGCTCTCCCAAATCTCCCTCCCTTTTCCGCCGCCTCTCCGTCTCCCCCTCCCTCCTCCGTTCCCTCAGCGACTCCCGCGCCGCCGCCGCCCCTTCCTCCTTCGCACCGCCGCCGGAATCCGACTGTTCATCCGTCGTCCTCTACTACACCAGCCTCCGCGTCGTCCGCCGCACCCACGACGACTGCCGCGCCGTCAGGTCCATCCTCCGCGGCTTCGCCGTCGCCGTCGACGAGCGCGACGTCAGTGTCGACGAACGCTTCCGCGAGGAGCTGCAGCAGATTCTCGGCCGCCGCACCGTGCCTCTTCCGAGCGTTTTCATAGCCGGAACCTACATTGGCGGCGCAGACGAAGTTCGGCGACTCTACGACAGCGGCGAGTTGCACGAGCTGATCGAAAGGCTGCCGTTGTCGCGGAGCATCGCGTGCGGTCTCTGTGGAGGGCTGAGATTCGTTGTGTGCGACAAATGCGATGGAAGCCATAAAGTGTTCGTTGAAAAGAGTGGCGCCTTCAGGATCTGTTCTTCCTGCAATTCCAACGGTTTGATCAGGTGCTCTTCCTGTTTCGTGGTGCACCAGCGACAcagcaaataa